AACGCGTCGCCGGGGTGGCGCTGAGCGCCGACCTGCGCGTCGATGGCGCCGTGCGCGTAACGGGCACGGTGCCGTGGGCGCTGGGTGCGACGGACGGCGGGCTGTTGTTGGTGCCGGCGGACGGCACATGGCTGCTGATCGACGCCGTCGACGACGCCGTGTCGGTCGAGCCGCTTCAGGCCACCGACTTTTCCCGTCCACTGGCGCGGGTGGTGCTGACGTCGGCACCGGCCACCGTGGTGGACCGGCCGGTCGAAGACCTCGCCGCCGCGGTGCTGGCCGCCGAGGCGGCGGGGGTGACGCGGTGGGCGCTGGACACCGCCGTCGAATATGCGAAAGTGCGTGAGCAGTTCGGCAAGCCGATCGGCAGCTTCCAGGCGATCAAGCACATCTGCGCCGAAATGCTCTGCCGCGCAGAGCAAGTCGCGGTGGCTGCGGCCGACGCCGCGCACGCGGCCGCCGACCCGGACCCCGAACAGTTGTCGATCGCCGCCGCCATCGCCGCCAGCATCGGCATCGAGGCCGCCAAGGCCAACGTCAAAGACTGCATTCAGGTGCTCGGCGGCATCGGCATCACCTGGGAGCACGACGCGCATCTGTACCTGCGTCGGGCCTACGGCATCGGGCAGTTCCTCGGCGGCTCGGCGCGCTGGCTGCGCCGCACCGCGGCGCTGACCCGCGCCGGGGTGCGCCGGCGGCTGGGCATCGACCTCGGCGAGGTCGCGGATTTGCGGCCCCAGATCACTGCGACTGTCGCCGAGATCGCCGCGCTGCCCAAGAACAAACAGCAGGTGGCCCTCGCCGAAGCGGGCCTGCTGGCGCCGCACTGGCCACCACCCTACGGGCGCGGCGCCTCCCCCGCCGAGCAGCTGCTGATCGACCAGGAGATGGCCGCGGCCGGCGTCGAACGGCCCGACTTGGTGATCGGGTGGTGGGCGGCGCCGACGCTCCTCGAGCACGGCACACCCGAGCAGATCGAGCGCTTCGTGCCGGCCACCCTGCGCGGCGAAATCTTTTGGTGCCAGCTGTTTTCCGAACCGGGGGCAGGTTCGGACCTGGCGTCGCTGCGCACCAAGGCGGTGCGGGTCGACGGCGGCTGGAAACTAACCGGCCAAAAAGTGTGGACGTCGTCGGCGCACAAAGCGCAGTGGGGGGTGTGCCTGGCAAGAACGGACCCAAACGCGCCGAAACACAAAGGCATCACCTACTTTCTGGTGGACATGAGCTCGCCCGGCATCGTGATCCGACCGCTGCGCGAAATCACCGGTGACGCCCTGTTCAACGAGGTTTTCCTGGAAGACGTGTTCGTTCCCGACGAGATGGTCGTCGGCGCGGTCAACGACGGCTGGCGGTTGGCGCGCACCACGCTGGCCAACGAGCGGGTCGCGATGGCCACCGGCACCGCGCTGGGTAACCCGATGGAAGAGCTGCTCACTGCGGCAGCCGATTTGGACCTCGACGTCGCTCGTCAAGACCAGCTCGCGCGGCTGATCGTCGCCGCGCAGACCGGTGCGCTACTCGACCAGCGCATCGCGGAGCTGGCGGTCGGCGGCCAAGATCCCGGCGCGCAGTCCAGTGTCCGCAAACTCATCGGCGTGCGATACCGGCAGGCTCTAGCCGAATTCCGGATGGACATCGCCGAAGGTGCCGGGGTGGTCGAGGACGGCGTGGTCCACGACTTCCTCAACACCCGCTGCCTGACCATCGCGGGCGGCACCGAACAGATCCTGCTCACACTGGCCGCCGAGCGGCTGCTCGGCCTCCCGCGGGGATAGGCTTGTCGCCACGAAACAGAAGCCAGGGTCGTCAATCTCGCGGCTGTCACGACCGTGGCTTCTGTTTCGCGGGCGGGCGTGTCAGGAAAACCCGGTTTGCGCGCAGGTGCTGGGCGAGGTGAGGTTGACTGCGGCGTAGACCACCTGGATGTGCGTGCACGCGATCACGTTGACGTCCGTCTTCGGTTGGCCGGTGCGCCAATCCGTGGAGTCGATCCGTCCGGAGGTCTGGTACTTCTCGGGTGGCCCGTCACCGAAGTAGACGGTGGTGATCACGTCGGACCCGCCTGATTTCATGACCCTCTCGAATTGCCCATTGGCGTGCACGTCGAGGTAAGCCAGCCGATCTGTTGAGCGGATCTCGGTGCTCTGCCGCGACCACAGGTCGGGCGGAAACCCGGTCACCCCATCGGGTGTGCGCAAGTCGGCGCCGGCGGTGAAATCGCAACTGCCCGTTGCCCGGTGACAGTCGACGACGATGTGCGTCTCGAGCTGAGTCGCCTCGTCGACGGGGAACAGCGTCGTAGCGGTGTTGCTGGCCGCCGATGACAAAGGAGCTAATCCCAGCATCAGTCCCGCGCCGCCCAGCGCCGCCACCAGCCGCTTGCCCATCAGCAGAACCTAACGCCCGCGGCTACTCGTCGTAGGTGACTTCGACCGAATCGGTCTCCGGGCGAGACTGGCACGCCAGGATCAGCCCTTCGTCGAGATCTTGCTGCTCGAGCACGTCGTTGACCTCCATGTTGACCTTCCCGCGGCGCAACGTGCAGGCGCAGGCGCCGCAGTGACCTTCCCGGCAGGAAAACGGCGCATCCAGGCCGCGGTCCAGCAGCACGTCCAGCAGCTTGGCGTGCCGCGGCCATGACACGGTGTGGGTTTCACCGTCGAGCTGCACGACCACGGTGGCCGGGGGCTCGTCGCCGGAATCCTCGACCGTCACGGCGGCGAACGGGTCGGTGTCCAGCGACCGGAACACCTCGAGGTGGATGCGTTGCGCCGGCACGCTCAGTGAGTCCAACGCGTCGCGGCTGGCCTGCATGAACGGTCCCGGTCCGCAGATGAAGACCTCGTGGTCGGTGTAAGGGGCGGCCAGCTTGGCCAGCGCGGCGGCGCTGGGCAGGCCCTGCAGTGACTCCAGCCAGTGCACGACGGTCAGCCGGTCGGGATACTTGGCGGCCAACTCCCGCAACGCCTCGCCGAAGATCACCGAGCGGTCGTCGCGGTTGGCGTAAAGCAGCACCACCTGCCCGCTGCCCTCGACAAGCGCGGATTTGCAGATCGACATGATCGGGGTGATCCCACTGCCCGCCGCGATCAGCAAGAAATCGTCGTCGAGTGTTTTCGGCACGAAGTTGCCGGACGGGGCCAGCACGTGGATCCGCATCCCGGGATGGGCGTGGTCGCACAACCAGTTCGACGCATACCCGTCGGTGGTTCGTTTGACGGTCACGGTGAGCGCGTCCCCGGTGAACGGCGAGCCACACAGCGAATAGCAGCGCGCCACCGAGCCGGTGCGCTCGCTCGGGACGCGCAGGGTCAAGAACTGGCCGGGCGCGTAGCGCAGCCGGTCCGCGGGAATGTTCGCGCCGTCGGGGACGGCGAAGACCAGCGAGCTCGCCTCGTCGGTCTCGGCGATCACCTCGGCGACCTGCAGCTCGAGCACGTGACTGCCCAGCGGCTCGTCGGGAACTGTATCGGTCAAGGCCCCGGCTTTCTCTTCCGCCATAACTAGAACAGGTTACAGAAAACGCGTTAACTGGCGCTACCAGCCGCAGGAATACCCTGCTCGACACGAATCGGAACGTGTTCTAGTCTCTGATTTAAGCCCGCACTCATGGAGGAACCCAGTGACGTCCATTGAACAACGTGACGCGCAGTCGGTCCTAGACGGCATCGACGAACTGCTGCCCAAGCTGCGGCAGCGGGCCCAGGAGACCGAGGACTTGCGTCGGTTGCCCGACGCGACCGTCAGCGAGCTCCAGGAAATCGGTTTCTTCCGGCTGCTGCAGCCCAAGCAGTGGGACGGTCTGGAATGCGATCCGACGCTGTTCTACGAGGCCGCTCGGCGGCTGGCCAGCGCGTGTGGGTCCACCGGTTGGGTCGGTTCGATCGTCGGCGTGCACAACTGGCATCTGGCGCTGTTCGACCAAAAGGCCCAAGAAGAGGTGTGGGGCGAGGACAGCAATGTGCGGGTCTCGTCGTCGTACGCGCCGATGGGCGCGGGCACGGTGGTCGACGGCGGGTATCTGGTCAACGGCTCGTGGAACTGGTCGTCGGGATGCGACCACGCCACCTGGACGTTCGTTGGCGGCCCGGTGATCAAAGACGGCCGCCCGGTGGACTTTGGCAGCTTTTTGATCCCGCGCAGCGAATACGACATCGAGGACGTCTGGCATGTGGTCGGGCTGCGCGGCACCGGCAGCAACACGCTGCACGTCAAGAACGTCTTCGTGCCGCGCCACCGGTTCCTGTCGTACAAGGCGATGAACGACCACACCGCTCCCGGGCTGCAGACCAACACCGCGCCGGTGTATAAGATGCCTTGGGGCACAATGCATCCCACCACAATCACCGCGCCGATCGTGGGCATGGCCTACGGTGCCTACGAGGCGCACGTGGAGCATCAGGGCAAGCGGGTGCGCGCGGCGTTCGCCGGTGAGAAGGCCAAGGACGACCCGTTCGCCAAGGTGCGCATCGCCGAGGCGGCCAGCGACATCGACGCCGCGTGGCGTCAGTTGATCGGCAACGTGGGCGACGAGTATGCGCTGTTGGCGGCGGGCAAGGAGATCCCGTTCGCGCTGCGGGCCCGCGCGCGACGCGATCAGGTGCGTGCCACTGGCCGCGCGATCGCCTCGATCGACCGGCTCTTCGAGGCTTCGGGTGCCACCGCGCTGGCCAATACCGCTCCGATTCAACGGTTCTGGCGCGACGCCCACGCCGGGCGGGTGCACGCGGCCAACGACCCGGAGCGGGCGTACGTGATCTTCGGAAACCACGAGTTCGGGCTGCCGCCCGGCGACACGATGGTGTGATGACCACCACGGACGAGCTGACGTTCGAGTCCACTTCGCGCTACGCGCAACTCGACGTTGACGGCCCGCTGAAGCTGCACTACCACGAGGCCGGTGTCGGCAATCCGCAGACGGTGGTGCTGCTGCACGGGGGCGGTCCCGGAGCGTCGAGCTGGACGAACTTCTCCCGCAACATCGCGGTGTTCGCCCAGCGGTTTCATGTGCTCGCTGTCGACCAGCCCGGCTACGGGCACTCCGACAAACGGACCGAGCACCCGCAGTTCAACCGCTACGCCGCAAGAGCTCTGAAGGCCCTGGTCGACGAGCTCGACATCGAGCGGGCGCCACTGGTGGGCAACTCGCTGGGCGGGGGTACAGCGGTCCGGTTCGCGCTGGACTACCCCGACCGGGCCGGGCGGCTGGTGCTGATGGGCCCGGGGGGCCTAAGCGTCAACCTGTTCGCGCCCGACCCCACCGAAGGGGTAAAGCGGCTCAACAAGTTCGCCATGGAACCCACCCGGGAAAACCTCGAGGCGTTCCTGCGGGTCATGGTCTACGACAAGAACCTGATCACCCCGGAGCTGGTGGAGGCGCGGTATGCGCTGGCCAGCACTCCGGAGTCGCTGGCGGCGACCATAGCGATGGGAAAGTCGTTCGCTGGCGCCGACTTCGAGGCCGGCATGATGTGGCGCGAAGTGTATCGGCTGCGCCAGCCGGTGTTGCTGATGTGGGGTCGTGAGGACCGGGTCAACCCGCTCGACGGCGCACTGGTGGCATTGAAGACGATTCCGCGTGTCCAGCTGCACGTCTTCGGGCAGTGTGGACATTGGGTGCAAGTGGAGAAATTCGACGAGTTCAACAAGCTGACGATCGACTTCCTCGGAGGTGCGTGATGAGCATCCGGTCGCTGGGCTATCTGCGCATCGAGGCCACCGACGTGGCGGCCTGGCGGGAGTACGGCCTCAAGGTCCTCGGCATGGTCGAGGGCAGTGGCAGCACCGAGGGGGCGCTGTATCTGCGGATGGAC
This Mycobacterium xenopi DNA region includes the following protein-coding sequences:
- the hsaD gene encoding 4,5:9,10-diseco-3-hydroxy-5,9,17-trioxoandrosta-1(10),2-diene-4-oate hydrolase encodes the protein MTTTDELTFESTSRYAQLDVDGPLKLHYHEAGVGNPQTVVLLHGGGPGASSWTNFSRNIAVFAQRFHVLAVDQPGYGHSDKRTEHPQFNRYAARALKALVDELDIERAPLVGNSLGGGTAVRFALDYPDRAGRLVLMGPGGLSVNLFAPDPTEGVKRLNKFAMEPTRENLEAFLRVMVYDKNLITPELVEARYALASTPESLAATIAMGKSFAGADFEAGMMWREVYRLRQPVLLMWGREDRVNPLDGALVALKTIPRVQLHVFGQCGHWVQVEKFDEFNKLTIDFLGGA
- a CDS encoding ferredoxin--NADP reductase, which translates into the protein MTDTVPDEPLGSHVLELQVAEVIAETDEASSLVFAVPDGANIPADRLRYAPGQFLTLRVPSERTGSVARCYSLCGSPFTGDALTVTVKRTTDGYASNWLCDHAHPGMRIHVLAPSGNFVPKTLDDDFLLIAAGSGITPIMSICKSALVEGSGQVVLLYANRDDRSVIFGEALRELAAKYPDRLTVVHWLESLQGLPSAAALAKLAAPYTDHEVFICGPGPFMQASRDALDSLSVPAQRIHLEVFRSLDTDPFAAVTVEDSGDEPPATVVVQLDGETHTVSWPRHAKLLDVLLDRGLDAPFSCREGHCGACACTLRRGKVNMEVNDVLEQQDLDEGLILACQSRPETDSVEVTYDE
- a CDS encoding acyl-CoA dehydrogenase — translated: MPTTISDEQLAARGLVRDWAAGAGTTAAVRDIEQGKREAWQPVYDGLAGLGLFGVAVPEDCGGAGGRVEDLCAMVEEAARALVPGPVATTALATLVVSDPRVRGQLASGERVAGVALSADLRVDGAVRVTGTVPWALGATDGGLLLVPADGTWLLIDAVDDAVSVEPLQATDFSRPLARVVLTSAPATVVDRPVEDLAAAVLAAEAAGVTRWALDTAVEYAKVREQFGKPIGSFQAIKHICAEMLCRAEQVAVAAADAAHAAADPDPEQLSIAAAIAASIGIEAAKANVKDCIQVLGGIGITWEHDAHLYLRRAYGIGQFLGGSARWLRRTAALTRAGVRRRLGIDLGEVADLRPQITATVAEIAALPKNKQQVALAEAGLLAPHWPPPYGRGASPAEQLLIDQEMAAAGVERPDLVIGWWAAPTLLEHGTPEQIERFVPATLRGEIFWCQLFSEPGAGSDLASLRTKAVRVDGGWKLTGQKVWTSSAHKAQWGVCLARTDPNAPKHKGITYFLVDMSSPGIVIRPLREITGDALFNEVFLEDVFVPDEMVVGAVNDGWRLARTTLANERVAMATGTALGNPMEELLTAAADLDLDVARQDQLARLIVAAQTGALLDQRIAELAVGGQDPGAQSSVRKLIGVRYRQALAEFRMDIAEGAGVVEDGVVHDFLNTRCLTIAGGTEQILLTLAAERLLGLPRG
- the hsaA gene encoding 3-hydroxy-9,10-secoandrosta-1,3,5(10)-triene-9,17-dione monooxygenase oxygenase subunit translates to MTSIEQRDAQSVLDGIDELLPKLRQRAQETEDLRRLPDATVSELQEIGFFRLLQPKQWDGLECDPTLFYEAARRLASACGSTGWVGSIVGVHNWHLALFDQKAQEEVWGEDSNVRVSSSYAPMGAGTVVDGGYLVNGSWNWSSGCDHATWTFVGGPVIKDGRPVDFGSFLIPRSEYDIEDVWHVVGLRGTGSNTLHVKNVFVPRHRFLSYKAMNDHTAPGLQTNTAPVYKMPWGTMHPTTITAPIVGMAYGAYEAHVEHQGKRVRAAFAGEKAKDDPFAKVRIAEAASDIDAAWRQLIGNVGDEYALLAAGKEIPFALRARARRDQVRATGRAIASIDRLFEASGATALANTAPIQRFWRDAHAGRVHAANDPERAYVIFGNHEFGLPPGDTMV